The following coding sequences are from one Lolium rigidum isolate FL_2022 chromosome 6, APGP_CSIRO_Lrig_0.1, whole genome shotgun sequence window:
- the LOC124668680 gene encoding scarecrow-like protein 1, whose amino-acid sequence MSFVGRVDPSTTYADNIYVHKFGAPNSNFAARRFGSDSQLFSYGPEPFSSEDFGHMGFTEAPSAAFQNSFYNQQASLAPYHATADGRSPAVADNQSNSCSDAAKDSPVFSNISQQNSQSISDNHSSELEVEFDDEIRMKLSELEHALLDDEDDILFEISQADCINDGWADPMKDVLLPNSPKESESSISCAGSNNGEARTPKQLLFDCATALSEYNVDEAQAIITDLRQMVSIQGDPSHRIAAYLVEGLAARIEASGTGIYKALTCKDPPTLYQLSAMQILFEICPCYRFGFMAANYAILEACKGEERLHIIDFDINQGSQYITLMQFMKNDTNKPRHLRITGVDDHETVQRTVGGLKVIGQRLEKLAEDCGISFEFKAVAANIGDVTPAMLDCRPGEALVVNFAFQLHHLPDESVSIMNERDHLLRMVKGLEPKLVTLVEQDANTNTAPFQTRFREAYDYYSALFDSLDATLPRESPDRMNVERQCLAREIVNILACEGPDRVERYEVAGKWRARMTMAGFVPRPFSSSVIGGIRSLLSSYCNRYKFEEDHGGLHFGWGEKTLIVSSAWQ is encoded by the exons ATGTCTTTTGTTGGGCGGGTAGACCCGTCAACGACATACGCAGATAATATTTACGTGCATAAATTTGGTGCACCAAACTCAAACTTTGCTGCAAGAAGGTTTGGCTCCGATTCGCAGTTGTTCAGTTATGGCCCTGAACCATTCAGTTCTGAGGACTTCGGACATATGGGTTTCACTGAAGCACCCTCTGCTGCATTTCAGAACTCCTTTTACAATCAGCAAGCTTCACTAGCACCGTACCATGCAACAGCTGATGGCCGATCTCCGGCTGTTGCGGATAATCAGTCCAACTCATGCTCTGATGCAGCAAAAGACTCACCGGTGTTCTCCAACATATCTCAGCAGAACTCCCAGTCTATATCAGATAATCATAGTTCTGAACTTGAAGTAGAGTTTGATGATGAGATCAGAATGAAGCTTTCGGAGCTGGAGCATGCTTTACTGGATGATGAAGATGACATATTGTTCGAAATTTCCCAGGCGGATTGCATTAATGATGGTTGGGCTGATCCCATGAAGGATGTCTTGCTTCCCAACTCTCCAAAAGAATCGGAATCGAGTATTAGTTGCGCAGGTAGCAACAACGGAGAAGCACGGACCCCAAAGCAGTTGCTCTTTGACTGTGCTACGGCGTTATCTGAATATAATGTAGATGAAGCACAGGCAATCATAACGGACCTCCGGCAGATGGTCTCAATTCAAGGGGACCCTTCTCACAGGATTGCAGCTTATCTCGTAGAGGGCCTTGCTGCAAGAATAGAAGCTTCAGGGACAGGCATCTACAAGGCATTGACATGCAAGGATCCTCCAACTCTGTATCAGCTGTCAGCAATGCAAATTCTCTTTGAAATCTGTCCATGCTATCGATTTGGTTTCATGGCTGCTAATTATGCTATACTTGAAGCCTGCAAAGGCGAAGAAAGgctgcatatcatagactttgacATCAACCAAGGAAGTCAGTACATTACATTGATGCAGTTTATGAAAAATGATACAAACAAACCACGTCATTTGAGAATAACTGGTGTGGATGATCACGAGACGGTGCAGAGGACTGTTGGAGGTCTGAAGGTCATTGGGCAACGTCTGGAGAAGCTTGCAGAGGACTGTGGGATATCTTTTGAGTTCAAGGCAGTGGCTGCTAACATCGGGGATGTTACACCTGCAATGCTAGATTGTCGTCCTGGGGAAGCACTAGTTGTGAATTTTGCGTTCCAGCTGCACCACCTTCCTGATGAAAGTGTTTCGATCATGAACGAGCGGGACCATCTCCTCCGTATGGTCAAGGGCCTTGAGCCAAAGCTTGTCACCCTGGTTGAGCAGGATGCCAATACTAATACTGCTCCATTTCAGACAAG GTTCCGTGAGGCTTATGACTACTACTCCGCCCTTTTCGATTCACTGGATGCAACACTGCCAAGGGAAAGTCCGGACAGAATGAATGTGGAGAGGCAATGCCTTGCACGAGAAATTGTTAACATCCTGGCTTGTGAAGGCCCTGATCGTGTGGAGAG GTACGAAGTTGCTGGGAAATGGAGGGCGAGAATGACAATGGCTGGCTTTGTTCCGCGCCCATTTAGTAGCAGTGTCATTGGAGGAATAAGATCTCTACTGAGCTCATACTGCAACAGGTACAAGTTTGAGGAGGACCATGGGGGTCTTCACTTCGGCTGGGGAGAGAAAACACTCATCGTCTCCTCCGCGTGGCAATAG